A genomic segment from Coccinella septempunctata chromosome 3, icCocSept1.1, whole genome shotgun sequence encodes:
- the LOC123310296 gene encoding histone H1B-like → MTFSTSESEMQQATTPATAVGKTLKKAEKKTSARSKHVKPSHPPTSDMIGSNHKVDSERLAPFIRKYLKTAVQSGSLIQTKGKGASGSFKLAAGGSTTNVVAKKLVKSADGANKNASPTMAADKKNTSPARSTSTVSRSKKRAAIAKEKKSKLTKSPSKAKKANKSPTKKPKAPKPKTVKSVTAPKKVTSPKKKK, encoded by the exons ATGACATTTTCAACTTCCGAGTCTGAAATGCAACAGGCAACTACGCCCGCCACTGCTGTTGGTAAGACGCTAAAAAAAGCTGAGAAAAAAACCTCAGCAAGGTCAAAACATGTCAAACCCAGCCATCCCCCAACTTCCGATATG ATCGGTTCGAATCACAAGGTCGATTCTGAAAGACTTGCACCGTTCATAAGAAAATATCTTAAGACCGCTGTACAGTCCGGTTCCTTGATTCAGACCAAAGGAAAAGGAGCGTCTGGTTCTTTCAAATTGGCCGCTGGCGGTTCTACAACAAACGTTgttgcgaaaaaattggtcaagtcgGCCGATGGAGCAAATAAGAATGCATCACCTACAATGGCAGCCGACAAGAAGAACACATCACCTGCCAGGTCTACATCTACAGTGAGTAGGTCGAAAAAGAGAGCGGCAATTGCGAAAGAAAAGAAGTCAAAATTAACGAAATCTCCCTCGAAAGCTAAGAAGGCAAACAAATCGCCGACGAAGAAGCCCAAAGCACCGAAACCAAAAACGGTCAAATCAGTAACGGCTCCGAAGAAAGTAACGTCTCCCAAAAAGAAAAAGTGA